One region of Algihabitans albus genomic DNA includes:
- the purN gene encoding phosphoribosylglycinamide formyltransferase translates to MTRKRVGVLISGRGSNLQALLDAAAQPDCPFEIVLVLSNTAKVQGLERASAVGVATAVVDHRTFPDREAFEKAMTEALEAAQVELVCQAGFMRVVTPWFVTHWHDRLLNIHPSLLPAFPGLDTHGRALAAGVKLHGCSVHLVRETVDQGPILGQAAVPVLPDDDPESLAARVLEAEHRLYPTCLALYATGRIEVSGETARVESACGPGRLLINPTPEASGA, encoded by the coding sequence GTGACACGCAAGCGGGTCGGAGTTCTGATTTCCGGGCGCGGCAGCAACCTGCAGGCCCTGCTCGATGCCGCCGCGCAGCCGGACTGTCCCTTCGAGATCGTCCTGGTGCTCTCGAACACGGCCAAGGTTCAAGGCCTGGAGCGCGCGTCGGCCGTTGGCGTCGCAACCGCCGTCGTCGACCATCGCACCTTTCCCGACCGCGAAGCTTTCGAAAAAGCCATGACCGAAGCCCTGGAGGCAGCTCAGGTGGAGCTGGTCTGCCAGGCCGGTTTCATGCGGGTCGTGACGCCCTGGTTCGTGACGCACTGGCACGACCGGCTGCTCAACATCCATCCCTCATTGCTGCCGGCCTTTCCCGGTCTCGATACCCACGGTCGCGCGCTCGCAGCCGGCGTCAAACTCCACGGCTGCAGCGTGCACCTGGTCCGGGAGACGGTGGACCAGGGTCCGATCCTCGGTCAGGCCGCCGTCCCGGTTCTGCCCGACGACGACCCGGAGAGCCTGGCGGCCAGGGTGCTGGAGGCGGAGCACAGGCTCTACCCGACCTGCCTCGCGCTCTACGCGACCGGTCGGATCGAGGTGAGTGGCGAGACGGCACGGGTGGAAAGTGCGTGCGGCCCTGGACGCCTCCTGATCAACCCGACACCGGAAGCTTCAGGCGCTTGA
- a CDS encoding aa3-type cytochrome c oxidase subunit IV, with product MANDETLEQELLTEHQKIYNGFVKNSVRGTALIVVIVALVVGFALVG from the coding sequence ATGGCGAACGACGAGACACTCGAGCAAGAGCTGCTGACCGAGCACCAGAAGATCTACAATGGCTTCGTCAAGAACAGTGTGCGGGGCACCGCCCTCATCGTCGTCATCGTCGCTTTGGTGGTCGGCTTCGCCCTCGTCGGCTAA
- the ndk gene encoding nucleoside-diphosphate kinase, which translates to MAIERTFSIIKPDATKRNITGKVLDRLESAGLRVVAQKRLQLTKAEAEGFYAVHRDKPFFGDLVAFMTSGPVVVQVLEGENAVAKNREVMGATNPANAEPGTIRADFAESIEANSVHGSDGADTAAEEIAYFFAQTEITG; encoded by the coding sequence ATGGCGATCGAGCGTACCTTTTCGATCATCAAGCCCGACGCGACCAAGCGCAACATCACCGGCAAGGTCCTCGACCGCTTGGAATCCGCCGGCCTGCGCGTCGTCGCTCAGAAGCGGCTGCAGCTCACCAAGGCCGAGGCCGAGGGCTTCTACGCCGTACATCGCGACAAGCCCTTCTTCGGAGACCTGGTGGCCTTCATGACCTCCGGGCCTGTCGTGGTGCAGGTGCTCGAGGGCGAGAATGCCGTCGCTAAGAACCGTGAGGTCATGGGCGCGACCAACCCGGCCAACGCGGAGCCTGGCACGATCCGGGCGGATTTCGCGGAATCCATCGAGGCGAACTCGGTCCATGGTTCGGATGGCGCCGACACGGCGGCTGAAGAGATCGCCTACTTCTTCGCCCAGACTGAAATTACGGGTTAG
- a CDS encoding ABC-F family ATP-binding cassette domain-containing protein, with protein MLHVNDMTFRHGGRTIFERATVALERGWRVGMVGRNGAGKTTLLKLIAGDLHPDGGEVRLMGRVRVGTVAQEAPGGARSLIDTVLAADSERTALLTEAETVSDPARLAEVHERLAVIRAEAAPARAARVLAGLGFDEAAQRRPCAEFSGGWRMRVALAALLFAEPDLLLLDEPTNHLDLEAAIWLETYLKSYPGTLLLVSHDRGLLNRTVDRILHVEAERLSLYQGNYDRFERTRRERLEREAATNTKIQAQRRHIQAFVDRFRAKATKARQAQSRLKMLEKLQPIVSVVENQTVRLDFPRPEPLSPPILSFEGASVGYCETPVLQGLNLRIDMEDRVALLGANGNGKSTLARLLAGRLKPLAGRLARSPKLRVGYFAQDQAEALDLTGTALTNLRQLMPMATEEKLRSHLGRFGFSADKADTQAAKLSGGEKARLLFALVSREQPHLLILDEPTNHLDVDAREALVQALGDFEGGVILVSHDPHLVELVADRLWLVQEGTVRPFEGDMADYRQLLLDQRRAERRQAKAEARSQSGASGQPDARDRRRQAAAQRTAVADLKKTARQAEARLEKLQAALDLLEQELADPSLYDGPADRLTRLQTKHAEVKAAIAETEERWLEAQGDLEAAG; from the coding sequence ATGCTGCACGTCAACGACATGACCTTCCGCCACGGCGGCCGAACGATCTTCGAGCGCGCCACCGTCGCTCTCGAGCGCGGCTGGCGCGTCGGCATGGTCGGACGCAACGGCGCCGGCAAGACCACGCTTCTGAAGCTGATCGCCGGCGACCTGCATCCCGATGGCGGCGAAGTCCGCCTGATGGGCCGGGTGCGGGTCGGGACCGTGGCACAGGAAGCGCCGGGCGGAGCGCGCTCTCTGATCGACACGGTGTTGGCGGCGGACAGCGAGCGCACGGCGCTGCTGACCGAAGCCGAGACGGTCAGCGATCCGGCGCGCCTCGCCGAAGTCCATGAGCGGCTGGCCGTCATTCGCGCCGAGGCGGCGCCAGCGCGCGCGGCGCGCGTCCTGGCCGGGCTCGGTTTTGACGAGGCGGCGCAGCGACGGCCTTGCGCGGAATTCTCAGGCGGCTGGCGCATGCGCGTGGCTCTGGCCGCCCTCTTGTTCGCGGAACCCGATCTGCTGCTGCTGGACGAGCCGACCAACCATCTCGATCTGGAGGCGGCGATCTGGCTTGAAACCTATCTGAAGTCCTATCCCGGCACGCTGCTGTTGGTGAGCCACGACCGCGGCCTGCTCAATCGAACGGTGGATCGCATCCTGCATGTGGAGGCCGAACGTCTCAGCCTCTATCAGGGCAACTACGACCGCTTCGAGCGAACCCGGCGCGAGCGCCTGGAACGCGAGGCCGCGACCAATACCAAGATCCAGGCGCAGCGCCGTCACATCCAGGCCTTCGTCGACCGCTTCCGCGCCAAAGCCACGAAGGCGCGGCAGGCCCAGTCGCGGCTGAAGATGCTGGAGAAGCTCCAGCCGATCGTCTCCGTCGTCGAGAACCAGACAGTCAGGCTCGACTTCCCCCGACCGGAACCGCTCAGCCCGCCGATCCTGTCGTTTGAGGGCGCCTCCGTCGGCTACTGTGAAACGCCCGTGCTGCAGGGCCTCAATCTCCGCATCGACATGGAGGACCGGGTGGCCCTGCTGGGCGCCAATGGCAACGGTAAGTCCACCCTCGCCCGCCTGCTCGCCGGCCGGCTGAAACCCTTGGCCGGACGCCTCGCCCGTTCGCCGAAGCTGCGGGTCGGCTACTTCGCCCAGGACCAGGCGGAGGCACTGGACCTGACCGGAACCGCACTCACCAACCTGAGGCAGCTGATGCCGATGGCGACCGAAGAAAAGCTGCGCAGTCATCTGGGCCGTTTCGGCTTCTCGGCCGACAAGGCGGATACCCAGGCCGCCAAGCTGTCGGGCGGTGAAAAGGCACGGCTGCTCTTCGCACTGGTCAGCCGCGAACAACCTCACCTGCTGATTCTCGACGAGCCGACCAACCACCTGGACGTCGACGCCCGAGAGGCCCTGGTGCAAGCGCTGGGCGACTTCGAAGGCGGCGTGATTCTGGTCAGCCACGACCCTCACCTGGTGGAGCTGGTTGCCGACCGGCTCTGGCTGGTCCAGGAGGGTACGGTCCGGCCCTTCGAGGGCGACATGGCGGACTACCGCCAGCTGCTGCTCGACCAGCGCCGTGCCGAACGCCGACAGGCGAAGGCGGAAGCGCGCAGCCAGTCCGGGGCGAGCGGCCAACCGGACGCCCGCGACCGCCGCCGTCAAGCTGCCGCCCAACGGACCGCGGTCGCCGATCTCAAGAAGACGGCCCGCCAAGCGGAGGCCCGGCTGGAGAAACTGCAGGCGGCTCTCGACCTTCTGGAACAGGAGTTGGCCGATCCCTCCCTCTACGACGGTCCGGCCGACCGGCTTACGAGGCTCCAGACCAAGCATGCGGAGGTAAAGGCGGCCATCGCCGAGACCGAGGAACGCTGGCTGGAAGCTCAAGGCGACCTGGAAGCGGCGGGATAG
- a CDS encoding PaaI family thioesterase yields MTDEHHRKLERMYAAAPFNGYYSGEMAISSGAARLEIPIQESFHHAAHAVHGTHYFKVLDDSCFFAAQSAVADAFLLTASFTLYFTRPIVGSRMAGEAKLVSETRTQLIAEGVVLDETGKVCGRGSGLFARSRHRLEDLPGYG; encoded by the coding sequence ATGACGGACGAGCATCATCGTAAACTCGAGCGGATGTACGCCGCAGCCCCCTTCAACGGCTACTATTCCGGGGAGATGGCCATCTCGAGCGGCGCCGCACGGCTGGAGATCCCAATCCAGGAAAGCTTCCATCACGCCGCTCACGCCGTGCATGGCACCCACTATTTCAAGGTCCTGGACGACAGCTGCTTCTTCGCCGCCCAGTCCGCCGTTGCCGACGCCTTCCTGCTGACGGCGAGTTTCACCCTTTACTTCACCCGTCCGATCGTCGGAAGCCGCATGGCCGGCGAGGCCAAGCTGGTCAGCGAAACCCGCACGCAACTGATCGCCGAGGGTGTCGTGCTGGACGAGACCGGCAAGGTCTGCGGCCGCGGGTCCGGCCTCTTCGCCCGCTCCCGACACCGGCTCGAGGACCTGCCCGGCTACGGCTAG
- a CDS encoding helix-turn-helix domain-containing protein, producing MKVPRKKDDAGLEMTAEAFRRWRKTLGMTQKDAAEALGLKRRVVQYYEKGERKGKAVEIPLTVRLACYALSTEVLDYAGPDEEGFAVTRVVRPKTKRKTAKQNAAAKPGDDAKPATREPAN from the coding sequence ATGAAAGTTCCGCGCAAGAAGGACGATGCCGGTTTGGAGATGACCGCCGAGGCGTTCAGGCGTTGGCGCAAGACGCTTGGCATGACGCAGAAGGATGCCGCCGAAGCGCTCGGGCTGAAGCGTCGTGTCGTTCAGTACTACGAGAAAGGCGAGCGGAAGGGGAAGGCCGTCGAGATTCCTCTGACCGTTCGGCTTGCCTGCTACGCCCTCAGCACCGAGGTTCTGGATTATGCCGGACCGGACGAGGAGGGCTTTGCGGTGACCCGCGTCGTCCGGCCAAAGACCAAACGTAAGACCGCCAAACAGAATGCCGCTGCCAAACCCGGAGACGACGCCAAGCCGGCCACCCGGGAGCCGGCTAATTAG
- a CDS encoding DNA polymerase III subunit chi: protein MTEVRFYHLTRRPLLQALPRLLELTVGRGKRALVRSGDSEKVEPLAEHLWSYDEKGFLPHGTSVDGQAEKQPIWITATEENPNASDYLFLIHGADWSDIAAFERCMLLFDGHDGAAVQAARGQWKVFREGGHSLSYWQQDDDGRWIDKASQT, encoded by the coding sequence ATGACCGAGGTGCGTTTTTACCATCTGACCCGTCGACCGCTCCTGCAAGCCTTACCACGACTGCTGGAACTAACGGTCGGGCGTGGCAAACGGGCGCTGGTCCGCAGCGGCGATTCTGAAAAGGTGGAACCGCTGGCGGAGCACCTCTGGAGCTACGACGAGAAGGGCTTTCTGCCGCACGGCACCTCGGTCGACGGTCAGGCGGAAAAGCAGCCGATCTGGATCACCGCGACCGAAGAGAACCCCAATGCCTCCGACTACCTCTTTCTGATCCACGGTGCCGACTGGTCGGATATCGCGGCCTTCGAGCGCTGCATGTTGCTGTTCGACGGCCATGATGGCGCCGCCGTTCAAGCCGCGCGCGGGCAGTGGAAGGTCTTTCGAGAGGGCGGCCATAGCCTGAGCTACTGGCAGCAGGACGATGACGGCCGTTGGATCGACAAGGCCTCCCAGACTTAG
- a CDS encoding sulfite exporter TauE/SafE family protein: protein MWERLTATLTSLNALELTVLLGATLVAGLVRGFSGFGSAMILVPSYSLVFGPAVAIPIMSLVDVAGTLGLLPRAVRSCNWREVAPLTLGASLLLPLGVYLLIVVDQELLRWIISLTILLLVLVMASGWRYTVAPTAWFSVGVGGAAGLMGGSIGIAGPPVILFWLGGQAKAVTVRANIIVFLALVTIVAWISFFVGGLFTSQVLTMSVLLAPIYAVAIWAGARGFRFADERWFRRLAFGIVAVIALLSLLG, encoded by the coding sequence GTGTGGGAGAGACTGACCGCAACTCTGACGAGTCTGAACGCCCTGGAGCTGACGGTTCTGTTGGGTGCGACGCTGGTGGCCGGTTTGGTGCGCGGTTTCAGCGGGTTCGGCTCCGCGATGATCCTGGTGCCGTCCTACAGCCTGGTCTTCGGTCCCGCGGTGGCGATTCCGATCATGTCTCTGGTCGATGTAGCAGGCACACTGGGTTTGCTGCCCAGGGCGGTGCGCAGCTGCAATTGGCGGGAGGTAGCCCCTCTGACGTTGGGGGCTTCGCTGCTGCTGCCGCTCGGGGTCTACCTGCTGATCGTGGTCGATCAGGAGCTGCTACGCTGGATCATCTCGCTAACGATCCTGCTGCTGGTCCTCGTGATGGCCAGTGGATGGCGCTACACAGTCGCGCCGACGGCGTGGTTTTCCGTCGGGGTCGGCGGGGCGGCGGGTCTGATGGGTGGCTCGATCGGGATCGCCGGCCCACCCGTGATTCTTTTTTGGTTGGGCGGACAGGCGAAGGCCGTCACGGTGCGTGCCAACATCATCGTCTTTCTGGCCTTGGTAACGATCGTCGCTTGGATCAGCTTTTTTGTCGGTGGGCTTTTCACGAGCCAGGTTCTGACGATGTCCGTGCTGCTGGCTCCGATCTACGCCGTCGCAATCTGGGCCGGCGCACGCGGCTTCCGCTTTGCCGACGAGCGTTGGTTCCGGCGCCTGGCGTTCGGCATTGTCGCGGTGATCGCGCTTCTGAGTTTACTCGGTTGA
- a CDS encoding FAD-dependent oxidoreductase encodes MTRAHLADPHIVAKIRAGEEERIRPCVGVGYCIDRIYEGADALCLHNPATGREGELPHVVTPARRPGQRALVVGGGPGGLEAARVLALRGHQVTLFEAAEKLGGQLRIAAQLPRRRDLLGIVDWLASEAELAGAELRTGSYQEAETILAEAPEIVVIATGGLPDTGFLRAGEERAVTTWDLLSGQVPPGQEVLVFDDGGSHAGISAAEFAARAGSKVHYVTPERSVAPEVGGTNYPAYFKAFGEHDVTIQLNRRLRAIRSAGNRLSAELWDEYARKTTEMTLDQVVVEHGVKPLDELYFALKPLSRNQGETDLRASREGRPALPLRNPEAGFLLLRVGDAVASRNVHAALLDALRLCKDL; translated from the coding sequence ATGACCCGCGCCCACCTAGCAGACCCGCACATCGTGGCGAAGATCCGGGCCGGCGAGGAGGAGCGCATCCGGCCCTGCGTCGGTGTCGGCTACTGCATCGACCGCATCTACGAAGGCGCCGACGCGCTTTGTCTTCACAACCCGGCCACAGGCCGCGAGGGTGAACTGCCTCATGTCGTGACGCCAGCCCGGCGTCCAGGCCAGCGCGCGCTCGTGGTCGGCGGCGGTCCAGGCGGCCTGGAAGCGGCCCGCGTTCTCGCGCTGCGCGGCCACCAGGTGACTCTGTTCGAGGCGGCGGAAAAACTGGGCGGCCAACTGCGCATCGCCGCGCAACTGCCGCGCCGCCGGGATCTGCTTGGAATCGTCGACTGGCTCGCCTCGGAGGCGGAGCTGGCCGGTGCCGAGCTGCGCACCGGAAGCTATCAGGAAGCCGAAACGATTCTGGCCGAGGCTCCGGAGATCGTCGTGATCGCGACCGGCGGCCTGCCCGATACCGGTTTCCTGCGCGCGGGCGAAGAACGCGCCGTGACCACCTGGGACCTCTTGAGCGGCCAGGTACCACCGGGACAGGAGGTGCTGGTATTCGACGACGGCGGCAGCCATGCCGGCATCTCCGCCGCCGAGTTCGCGGCCCGCGCCGGGTCCAAAGTGCACTACGTCACGCCGGAGCGAAGCGTTGCGCCGGAAGTCGGCGGCACCAACTACCCGGCCTACTTCAAGGCCTTCGGCGAGCATGATGTCACGATCCAGCTCAATCGCCGGCTCCGCGCGATCCGGTCAGCCGGAAACCGGCTCTCGGCAGAGCTGTGGGACGAGTACGCGCGTAAGACGACGGAGATGACGCTCGACCAGGTGGTGGTCGAGCATGGGGTCAAACCGCTCGACGAGCTCTACTTCGCGCTCAAGCCTCTCTCCCGCAACCAGGGCGAAACGGATCTGCGCGCGTCGCGCGAGGGCCGTCCCGCCCTGCCCCTGCGCAATCCCGAAGCGGGCTTCCTGCTACTGCGAGTCGGCGACGCGGTCGCCAGCCGCAACGTCCATGCCGCTCTCCTCGACGCCCTTCGGCTCTGTAAGGATCTGTAG
- a CDS encoding DMT family transporter encodes MTSLAADPPGHDKALQGRLLVLLAGVFWSLAGLFLRAMEAAGDWQVVFYRSLTLVIFLALVLVIRDGRRLPSIFAAAGWTSVLAGFFLSFAFVCFVTSMTRTTVANTLFLLSAAPLLAAFLGWVLLRESVRKATWAAMVAAMLGVAVMVGDGLAQGDPLGDLLALGAALAFALFTVTLRRKPGVDMLPTTVYAGLFALLWSGPAALATGQGLTLSTHDLLLCIGLGVVQMGCGLVAYIVGARYLGAAESALLSMSEVILGPLWVWWVFSEVPTTLTLAGGGIVLGALVGNALSGLRRRRPPVGAV; translated from the coding sequence GTGACCTCGCTCGCCGCCGATCCGCCGGGGCACGACAAGGCGCTGCAGGGCCGCCTGCTGGTTCTGCTTGCCGGGGTCTTCTGGTCGCTGGCCGGTCTGTTCCTGCGGGCCATGGAGGCCGCCGGCGACTGGCAGGTCGTCTTCTACCGCTCGCTGACCCTCGTCATCTTCCTCGCCCTGGTGCTGGTGATCCGCGACGGGCGGCGTCTGCCGTCGATCTTCGCGGCGGCGGGCTGGACATCGGTCCTGGCCGGCTTCTTCCTCTCCTTCGCCTTCGTCTGCTTCGTCACCTCGATGACGCGCACCACCGTTGCCAACACCCTCTTCCTGCTCTCGGCTGCGCCACTGCTGGCCGCCTTTCTCGGTTGGGTCCTGCTGCGCGAGTCCGTGCGCAAGGCGACCTGGGCGGCCATGGTCGCCGCCATGCTGGGCGTTGCGGTGATGGTGGGAGACGGGCTGGCCCAGGGCGATCCGCTCGGCGATCTACTGGCCCTCGGCGCGGCCCTGGCCTTCGCCCTCTTCACCGTGACGCTGCGCCGGAAGCCCGGCGTCGATATGCTTCCGACCACCGTCTATGCGGGCCTCTTCGCCTTGCTATGGTCGGGGCCGGCGGCTCTGGCAACGGGCCAAGGCCTGACTCTTTCGACCCACGACCTTCTGCTCTGCATCGGCCTCGGCGTGGTTCAGATGGGCTGTGGACTGGTGGCCTACATCGTCGGTGCCCGATACCTGGGCGCGGCGGAGAGCGCCCTGCTCTCGATGTCGGAAGTCATTCTCGGGCCGCTGTGGGTCTGGTGGGTCTTCTCGGAAGTCCCAACCACCCTGACCCTCGCCGGCGGCGGCATCGTGCTGGGGGCACTGGTCGGCAACGCCCTGTCGGGCCTGCGCCGGCGAAGACCGCCGGTGGGCGCGGTCTAG
- a CDS encoding hydrolase, producing the protein MALPQSDLTPDNCVFLMIDHQAGLMQFLPSIEPLQLKNNILGHAKTAKAFGIPVIMGTSWPQGPNGPTMPELKAIFPGVEVIDRPFVNFWKDDASRAAVEATGRKKLVISGLATEVCAAFPAISALREGYEVYVVIDACADFNPLITEVTTQRLAAAGAIVTTWVAVLAELASNTQENGPHIGRLLSEHVGQYYAAMNNFLGVAANADEVRNGVGLTGHPPIPMTGL; encoded by the coding sequence ATGGCGTTACCGCAATCCGACCTCACCCCGGACAACTGCGTGTTCCTGATGATCGACCATCAGGCGGGGCTGATGCAGTTTCTTCCGTCGATCGAGCCCCTACAGCTCAAAAACAACATCCTCGGTCACGCCAAGACCGCGAAGGCCTTTGGAATCCCGGTCATCATGGGGACGAGCTGGCCGCAGGGCCCGAACGGACCGACCATGCCGGAGCTTAAGGCGATTTTTCCCGGGGTCGAGGTGATCGACCGGCCTTTCGTCAATTTCTGGAAGGACGACGCTTCCCGCGCCGCGGTGGAGGCGACGGGCCGCAAGAAGCTCGTGATCTCCGGTCTCGCCACCGAGGTCTGCGCTGCCTTCCCGGCGATCTCGGCCCTGCGCGAGGGCTACGAGGTCTACGTGGTGATCGACGCTTGCGCCGACTTCAACCCTTTGATCACCGAGGTAACGACCCAGCGTCTCGCGGCGGCCGGCGCGATCGTGACCACCTGGGTCGCGGTGCTGGCCGAACTTGCCTCCAACACACAGGAGAACGGGCCGCACATAGGGCGGCTGCTCAGCGAACATGTCGGCCAATACTATGCGGCCATGAACAACTTCCTCGGTGTCGCGGCGAATGCCGACGAGGTTCGCAACGGCGTGGGTCTCACGGGTCATCCTCCGATTCCCATGACTGGGCTCTGA
- a CDS encoding LysR substrate-binding domain-containing protein → MIIGDLLDARILVELRNRLSFAEAARSLNLPPATLSRRVARIEEQAGLRLFERTTRSVSVTAAGTVTVAHAERMIAEADAIAVSLDALRDTPVGRVRVSAPVILGQTLLGPIVAEFLRANPRCDLTLDLENRQVDLIEENFDVAIRVGHPGHGDLVARVIGHVEAALYRAARSISADGQTGETPTLKSLEGAAFGLLRSDDTRRPELTLVTPEGKQHRLSVLPQLVCLNPDILRNAALASDLTVVLPRMSVESDLKQGRLERLVAPWLAVRTPVHAVFTSRRLMRPAVRAFIELATEHLGRRLKQIEAA, encoded by the coding sequence ATGATCATCGGCGACCTGCTGGATGCCCGCATTCTGGTCGAACTCAGGAATCGTCTGAGCTTTGCCGAAGCGGCGCGAAGCCTGAACCTGCCACCCGCAACGCTGAGCCGACGCGTGGCGCGCATCGAGGAGCAGGCCGGCCTGCGGTTGTTCGAGCGCACAACGCGCAGCGTGAGCGTGACCGCGGCGGGGACCGTCACGGTCGCCCATGCGGAACGCATGATCGCGGAGGCCGACGCCATCGCGGTTTCGCTCGACGCCTTGCGGGACACGCCGGTCGGGCGGGTTCGCGTGTCGGCGCCGGTCATCCTCGGCCAAACGCTACTGGGCCCCATCGTCGCGGAGTTCCTGCGGGCGAATCCCCGTTGCGACCTCACGCTCGACTTGGAGAACCGGCAGGTCGATCTGATCGAGGAGAACTTCGACGTCGCCATCCGCGTCGGTCATCCCGGCCATGGCGACTTGGTCGCCCGCGTGATCGGCCATGTGGAAGCCGCTCTCTACCGGGCTGCACGCAGCATCTCCGCCGACGGCCAAACCGGCGAGACGCCGACGCTCAAAAGCCTCGAGGGCGCAGCCTTCGGACTGCTGAGAAGCGACGACACGCGCCGACCCGAACTGACGCTTGTCACGCCGGAGGGAAAGCAGCACAGGCTGTCGGTCCTCCCCCAGTTGGTCTGTCTCAATCCGGACATCCTGCGCAATGCCGCCTTGGCAAGCGACCTGACCGTCGTACTGCCCCGCATGAGCGTGGAAAGCGATCTGAAACAAGGACGTCTCGAGCGCCTTGTTGCACCATGGCTCGCGGTCCGCACTCCGGTTCACGCCGTCTTCACCTCTCGGCGCCTGATGCGACCGGCGGTGCGGGCCTTCATCGAGCTCGCGACCGAACATCTCGGGCGCCGCCTGAAGCAGATCGAGGCGGCATGA
- a CDS encoding ATP-binding cassette domain-containing protein, translating to MDRDEDARAPLSMEGLGFSYGSRHVLTDVSFEVPKGEVTVLLGPNGAGKTTLFGLITGLLAPQAGQLRIFGRSRDRDGAQVLGKLGIVFQQPTLDLDLSVAQNLAYFAGLRGLSGAQAKDGLRRELERFALWERRDDAVRLLNGGHRRRVEIARACLDAPPILVLDEPTVGLDIPTRRALVADLHARAREEGTAVLWATHLVDEVWPGDRLVVLHEGEVRATGILEEILANTGQTELEAAFDRLTDGEKAA from the coding sequence ATGGATCGTGACGAAGATGCGAGAGCACCGCTCTCAATGGAGGGCTTGGGGTTTTCCTACGGGTCGCGACATGTTCTGACCGATGTCAGTTTCGAGGTTCCAAAGGGCGAGGTTACGGTGCTGCTCGGCCCCAACGGCGCCGGCAAGACCACGCTGTTCGGGCTGATCACCGGGCTGCTGGCGCCTCAGGCCGGGCAGTTGCGGATCTTCGGGCGCAGCCGGGACCGGGACGGTGCGCAGGTGCTGGGCAAGCTCGGGATCGTCTTCCAGCAACCGACCCTCGACCTGGATCTCTCGGTCGCGCAGAACCTAGCCTACTTCGCCGGATTGCGCGGGCTGTCCGGCGCGCAGGCGAAAGACGGACTGCGCCGGGAACTCGAGCGCTTCGCGCTCTGGGAACGCCGCGACGATGCGGTCCGGCTGCTCAACGGCGGGCATCGGCGGCGGGTGGAGATCGCCCGCGCCTGCCTGGATGCCCCACCGATCCTGGTCCTCGACGAACCGACCGTGGGCCTGGACATCCCGACCCGCAGAGCCCTGGTCGCCGACCTGCATGCGCGCGCCCGCGAAGAGGGCACGGCGGTCCTCTGGGCCACCCACCTGGTGGACGAGGTCTGGCCGGGCGACCGGCTGGTGGTGCTGCATGAGGGTGAGGTCCGCGCGACCGGCATCTTGGAGGAAATTCTGGCGAACACCGGACAGACCGAACTGGAGGCCGCCTTCGACAGGCTGACCGACGGCGAAAAAGCCGCGTGA